The window AGGATCCTTGATGTAAATTCTTAGTCAAAAGATTTTCTTCCATATCCTGTTTAGACACAAAACAAGCATGAACTTCATCAGTCCTGGCACTGAATGTCTGAGACACCATTAGGATTACGTGGGAGTGGCCATAAGCATTCCAAAAGCTAAAAGGAAAACTCCAGCATGGCACAAAGGCTGCAGGATTTATGAGAGTCTGCAAAGAATGagacagatggaaaaaaaaccatctGAGGTTAAACTACAAGACCAGCTGATATTACCTACAGAATGGAATAGAAATGGACTGTGTGCTCTGGAAGTGGAGTTGATCCTTTGCACACAAAGAGGAAAGAATTGTTGGTAACAGTAAATCTAATACTTCCCAGAAATTTTAGTTTACCCTCAGTACTGTTTGCCTCTGGAAGAGTATGTTGGTATAAATTAGTGCATAAATTAGTCAGGATGTAACTAATTTAGTGACTGAGAGAGCACTATGCCCATACCAGAGTTCTTACCTTGGCTTTCGCCGCCACTCCTGcaggactgggactgggaaGATGAAGAGTaggagtgggagctgctgaTGCCTCCTGAggttcttcctcctcctcctcctccaatgCATCCGCCACCACTTCCACCTCCCATTCCTCCACTTCCTCCTCCCATTCCTCCTCCACCACTTCCTCCTCCAATTCCTCCTCCACAACTTCCTCCTCCCATTCCTCCTCCCATTCCGCTGCTACCACCTCCATATCCACCACTCATgccaccacctcctcctcttcctcctccagaaTAACCACCACCTCCAATTCTACCACCTCCCATGCCTCCTCCCATGCCTCCTCCCATTCCTCCTGCTGGGATTctgcaaagagagaaaaagaagggaaaaaaagttaatcAACAGCACTTTGCCATCCAAAAGCCATTGAGCTGCAtctgctgcccaggagccaGCACCTCTCTGGGTCAGACTGCTGGTtagagcccagcactgcacagcaaaACAACTGCAGTGCCAAAAACTATCCCCTCTGTCAACTTCAACTTGAATGCAAGAGCTTTTGCTTTTCCCACATTCTGCCTAGGGATTCCTTGCAGTACACATTTACAACATGTTGCCTTTATAGTTTTACAGAATATTTACATTTGCTTAACAAACAGTACTAGGCTCTCTTACATGGATTTCCTTGTCCAGCCCCAAACTGGTAGTTCAGAATTAACGTcatggacatattttatgaaaaatccttttgctaggatctttttctcctgagaaactgagaggcctcagaaatgaaacataaacaataattatctgctgctgtggaatgcaacaggtgcatctttgattggtctcatgtggttgtttataattaatggccaatcaaagTCCAATTGTCTTGGACTCTCttgtcagtcacaagattttattatcattccattccattcctttccttgctagccttctgatgaaatccattcttctattcttttaacatagttttagtatataattttcttttaatatactatatatcataaaataataaatcagccttctggagtcaagattctcatctcttcccttgttgGGGTTGCCTGCAAATTCAACAAATTTCtgcattaatttttcttcacttgAGTTACATTCTGACAGAATGAACTATCTCACACCTGGGAGGCCATTGGCCAAGACAGCTGCATCAGCCTCATTTCGGTACAAAACCTCTTTTGCAAATGTCTCCTGTTACATTTCCTGCTGGTGACTGACCAGCAGCTGGGTGTTCTATCAGTACGTACACAaggtcctgctgtccctcctccAGGAGTGCCCTGTACTGCTGGATCTCCTGCTCCAGGCGGGTCTTGATGCCCAGCAGCATCTTGTACTCCTCGTTCTGGCTCTCCATCTCACAGCGGATGCTGGCCAGCTCCTCCTCCACAGGCCCGATCATGCTCTggatctgctgcagctgcatgtTGTAACGGCGCTCTGTGTCATCCAGGTTGGACTGCAGAGAGTCTATCTGCAATGGGAAAACAAGATGCAGTGGTTATGGGAATGTGgtggttttaatttatttgtgtgGGAAAAGAGATCTTCACAAATCCTCAGAAAAAAAGGGTATCGTTGAAGGTAAGAAATCCAATATCCCATTCTCCTTGGGTGGATTACTTGCTGGCTGTAGCTCTTCTTCTCACATACAGACTGTGTCACAGGTAAAGCAAATGTCTTTCCTTACCATGCTGATCTGTGACTGCAGCTCAATTTCCAGACTCTGATATTCACGCCTCAGCTCAGAGATCTGCTGGTTGCTTGATTGTATCTCCTGGCCACTGGTGTGGACTTGTTGATTAACTTCTTCCATCTGAAAAATTGACATCCAAAATTGAGGCATTTTTTATCATTAGAAAACATTGTGGGGTTATCGTAAAAGCATCAGGAAatcaattaataaaaataaagattccATGCAGACTGTTTATTTCCCACAAGCCACTCTGCTAACACCCTGGTAATTCACTGGCTGCTGGAACACAGAGGCTCTACTTGTTTTACCACATAACTGATACTCCAGGACTGACCTGTTGTAGAAAGCTGCCTAAAGTAATTGAAAGTTATTGTCCCTTAAATAACACATGATAAGTTGCCTCTCACCAGCTGTAAATAGGTCCAGTACTTTGTGAAGGATTTAATTAGCCAAGCCTGCCTGTGCTTTACCTTGGTTTCATACCAGCTCTCCACCTCCTTGCGGTTGTTTGCAATGAGCCTCTCGTACTCAACGCGCATTTCATTCAATTTCTCCATTAAGTTAATGCCAGGAGTAGCATTGACCTCCACATTGACATCTCCACCAGACTGGCCTTGCAGTCCTCtcatttcctgaaaaaaaatcacaaaaaccCCATGAGGTTCTCCCAGGGTGAAGGTAAGGAGGAATGGCATCAGTTCAGataaagggaaggaaaaagacaTGGATCCTCACACAAAAGGATTCCATCAAAAAGGCCTTTCCTGCCCTGGCCATGGAACAATTCTGATATTCCCAAGGTTCCAGTGCTCACAGCCAGGCACTGCATGCATGGTgaccctggcactgcctccaCAGGGTTGTAAGGAATTCTATGCAGTGAGAATCTTTTCTTCTCAGTGGGAAATCTCATTGAAGAAAgtaaaaatgctttcttttgaCTCCTCCATATAGTCTATCCAATTTTCCTTCCATGAGTTCAGCAAGCAAACTGTAGTTTGTACTGAAAGCCATTCATCCCCCTGGTTTCACATGTTGACCTGGTGTCTCATGACACAAGCtgtgggcagctgtgccctctgcacACTCCTCAGCATCAAAGCTGGCGTGTGTCAAGTTGGGTGATCAAAACCTGGTTGCTGGTGGTGGAAAAATCAAGGGGAAATTCATTGAGTTGCCTTTAATTATTGAAGTGTGTAGAAACTTACCTCTTCATGGTTCTTCTTCAGGAAGATCAGTTCCTCCTTCAGGGACTCAAACTGTGTCTCCAAGTCAGATCTGGACAGAGTCAGTTGATCCAAAAGTGGGCGTAATCCATTGATATCACTTGCCACACTCTGGTGGAGGGTGTATTCAGTCTCATACCTGAATACAGACaagaaaaagagtaaaagtGCTGCCAGACCTCTTTGTTTGGTATCTCAGTTATGGACAGTTCCCATTTACATCTATAGTCAATTCCTAGAATAAAGGACCCCATTCTCTTTCTATCTCCAATAGCTGTGTTTGATTTCAGTCCAGTTTCTGTGAGATTTATACCATGAGGATTATGCTTATAAATCTATGTGCAAGGATGGAGAAACTTAGAATGGAGTCTCTCAAATGTGTCTCTTTAAGAACTTGTctggagaaaaataataatgaaaacccAAAGCAATCCTTCTCAGAATGCTTTTCCCAACATTTCTGTATCCTGTGATCGTAGCCAAAAGTCTCCAGCTTCTACAAAGCTtaattgacaatggaaactcGTGGGGAtaaagggagacaaaatggatGGAACTAGGAAGGGAGTGACTCACTTCAGTCTGAAGTCATCCACAGTCATCCTGGTGTTGTCCATGTCAAGAAGCATCCTGTTAAGGTCTACATTTGCACCAACAATCTGAAATGGAGAGGGCAGGTGTTAGTCAGTTGTCTTTTCAGTCTGATGTCTGAGACAAGAAACACCTGTGCACAAACACCTTGCAGAAGGGATTTATGGCAATGTCAAGCCTTCAAGCCTGACTAGAGCTGCAGGAGCTACTGAGAGAGATGAGTTTATTGCTTccagataaaaaaaaagtgcCTTTACTGTTAAATATCCATTAAAAATACCTTGTTGGAAAGAATAACTAAATTAACTCCTCATATTCAATAAACAaaatcaaccaaacaaaaaaccccaacccaaccaacaaaaaacagtGAGAAAGCAGAATTTCCATTACTTTTGAGAACAGCCATGTTCACACAAGAGATACATGACTGTTAAATGGCTGAGGGCTGGAATGAGACTAACTGCACATGCTGGCTCATCCTCTATATTCACAAAAACATCCAATTAATATGGCAATAATAGCATGACAAGGATGAAGTCTGCTGTTCAAGAGTGAAGAAcgagagagcagcagcccaggattGAAGGGAGCCTGGCACAGGCCGTGTGATGGGCACTGGTGCTGATCTGCCACTGCACCCAGCAATGCTCCCTGCACCAAATACATGACAGCAGCTGGTCCCCACAGCATTCTGCTTCCTGACTAAAGCCCAGGAATGGGAATATCACCCCAAACGGCGCCTTGTGCTGCATGAGGAAAGCGCCATTCCAATAACTACCTGTTCTACGTTAATCAAAGTACCTCATACCTGGTTTTGCAGCTCTTCAATTGTCCTGTAGTATTGGCTGTAATCCTTGCCCTGAGAGGGAGCTTGGCTTTTGTACCACTCCCTGATCAGCTGCTCAAGCTGGGAGTTTTCCTCCTCCAAGCGCCGCACTTTATCCATGTAGGACGCCAGGCGATCATTGAGGTTCTGCATGGTCAGCTTCTCATTTGTGGAGAGCAAGCCAGAATCCTCCCCAAAGCCCATGCCACCAAAACTGCCTCCTCCATagctgccaccaccaccaaagCCACCACTACCCCCAAAGCCACTGAATCCACCTCCACTGTATCCACCACCTCCATAACCACCTCCCAttcccccaaaaccaccccctCCTGATCCAAGTCCTCCTCCCATGCTTCCACAGCTCATTCCTCCTCCATAACTGCCCCCACTCATTCTGCCCCCATAGCTGCTGCGGCTGatcctgccacagctgccactGCTAAAGCCTCCCCCAtagctgctcctggagcctcCTCCACCAAAGCTTCTCCCAGAAAAGCCCCCGCTGCCTCCAGAAGAGGTGTATTTTCTTGAGGACATGGAGGAGTATCCACCAGACCTACCCCCTCCACCACCTCCACCACTGCATcttccaccaccaccaccaccacctcctcctccactgCTAATTCTGATGGTACTGCTCGAAGATTTGGTGCCACAGCTCATGGTGACAGCAGGAAAGAGTGAAACCGCAACCCCAAATTTAGCTGCAGAACCTGATAAGCTTCAGGACTGCAAGTGTTCATCCCCAGCTCTCTGTATTTATACATTTGACACTGGGTGTCACCATCAGGGTGTTTCCTTCTCCCAGGGCATTTACCAAACTTCTTGTTTGTGCCAAGAATAATTTGCTGAACAGTATTTTTGTGCAGATATCTCAGGCAATCCAGCCCACATCTGGGCTTCTGAGGCTTGGTTAAGGTTGAACATCTCACTTCTTTTAGGTGACATATTCTTTTCATTGAATGGTTTCTGGAGTAGGTACTTCCTTGCTAAGGATTTGTAGCTGCTATTGCTAAAGATTGTTGTTTGTCTCTTTTGTTCTTTCCAACTTTGTGCATTTCAGATTTTCTACACAGCTTATGTTCCATTTCTCACCATACGTGGTAGTGCAAGAGTTTTATTATTAGGATTGTGTGACTTGTCTGTGAAGATTGTACTTGTGTATCCCTGCCAGCACTTAGAGAACATCTTATTTAATAGGAACAGGCTATTTCAAACAATGCAGAGGGATTATTGTTTAAAAATCAAGATCCTTCCTTTGTGAAGAAAGTGCTAGGGCAGCTCACAAGCAGCCAAGTCCTagaattcaaaaagaaaaataatcctgaACTCTTTTCATCAAAGCACTGTTGATCTAAAATGAATGAAGATCAAGGAGGTGTTAATTGTATTATAATGTCATTTGTATCCCAATTAGAAGCTCTTTTATTTCAGACAATGATTTAAAAACTAGTGTGTGGGAAGACTTTTTATCATTTAATATAAAGCAGTTCACTCTATTGTTAATGTGTCATATATTGTAGGTGATAAAGTAATTATATCTGCTGTTCTTAAAGCAAAGATCCTTGAGATTAAAATAGCATCTTGAGAGGAAAGCTGAAAGACTTTTTACACAAACCAGTAGAAATCAGACTGTTGAGACCACAAAAGAAACGACCCCACACTCCAGTGTTGCCCTTATCCCCAGATCCCTGATCCTGGATGGAAGGGTTTCCATCCTCACTAGGTGGGTTGGATACCAAAGCCAAGTGTCTGAAGGCAGATGTGCAAATAACAGCACAACACCAGCATTTGTGTCTTGCTCTAGATGgacccacagtgtccccagttTGCCCAGGAGAACGTGCACAGCTTCCCAGTGACAGTTCTGTTCTTTCTGAAATGTCTTCATCGCCTGCCCTCCTCTCTGTGGGGTTATGGAGCCTTTAATGACTGTAGGGAGTTATGGAATACAACAATCTCCCTAAACCTCAGGTGTAGGAtctgccatttgtgctctgctctccttctcCCAGCCAAGACCTCCTGGAGATGACAATGCAGCGCAGTCCTTGCTTCCCAAAGGCTGCCTTGGTGGGATGTTGATTGTAAATTCAGGATTATTTAACATTTCCTGACCGCATCCTTTGTCCTGCCACATCTGTGCCAGCATTGCTCTATTGCTGCTTGTGCAATTGCTTTCAAAACCTCCTGATTTTATCTTGCTATTTGATCTCTCAATGGCTGAAGGATGATGAAAGATTCCGAGCACTTTGGTGATGGAATAATTTCTCCTGATTCTCAGCTGTAGGCTGGTAGTGACACCTCAGCAGCATAAACAGTTTCTGGGCTTTAGCACAGTCTGTTATTGGTGCAGAAAGAGGGAGTTTGCTACAGGCaaaatggtttttcttttcttgtgctGTTTTGCCTCTGGGTCTGGGTAGTGCTGCTTTGCTCAGTGGGACCCTTTGTCCCAAACTCTGCTGTGGTGAGTAAAATTGATTCTCATGTTCAAATTCCCATCATTGATTCCAGGGATATGCCTTAGACATGCTTTTCACAGCCAAGATAGAAGATCAATAGGGTTTGTTAGTGATTGCAAATGCAAAATTCCCCAGAATGATTAAAGAAAGAGTAAAAACTTTGCCAAAATAATATCTTAATCTGTTTCTTTATCTTCTGACAACCCACATTATTTCCTATTTTACTTACTATGTCTTTTTCCATATATAACTATTCACAGCAGGGATTTGTCCATATGTAAGAGTTCTTGTGATAAAGGCAAGTCTTATTGCAGGCTtggaaaatactttaaaaaataagaacaatGAAAGGAAAGAATCAAACCACTAAGTGGGGAGAACTTCCACTCACCTTGACATTTCATTTTAGCTTTGTATTGTTACCACTCTTTGTATGTAAAAGAGGATCATAAATCACAGATTTTGCCTATAGATCTAAGGTAATTTTTAAGTCACATGCGTGTAGGGTGCTCCTGTTTTGTCTTTAGCACTGCTGCTATTTCATTTTTGTTAGTAGTTCCACCTGGGTGTGGAACACCTTGGTTTACAGGAACCCTGCTGGCCATGAGGCTGGGCCATATTCCTGTGTATTCCTGGAGCTGAGAACAGCCCTTGGCATGTTTGGTTTCTGTCACAGTCACTGTGTGTCTCTCTGGAGCAGGACGCTGAAGTGCCTCAAAAATACAGGTGAACTATGAATACTTCATCCTCCTGTAAAGTTGCACACACTGAATTCCCTCCTGGCtgatttttaaacactttttgATTATTAAATATTTGACTGTGCAAATACTTGTAAAGCAAAGAAGATCTGTTCTGTGGACAGAAGGAATTTTTGATTTCTGAGCTCATTAGAAGAGCCTTTAAAGATTTTTGTTCTCTGATGCTTTTTCCTAATATATTATATGGATGATGTAATTTTTGGAATTACCCAAAAAGGAACCATCAGGTTTAGGACCATCTCTCATCTCTTTCCCCTGTGTGATGCACAGTGGAATGTTCTGAGTGCACAGCCTCTGCTCAGGCTCAGCCCAGCCGTGTTCCTTCACTCTCACTCTGTTATTGTTCTCCTTTTAATCAGGTCTCTGTGATCCATATCAAAGTGACTTCCAACCACCAGAGTGCTGACAAACCCTGGGAGCAGCccatgctgcagagctgggacactTCTCCaacaggctggagctgctgcattcCAAACAGACCTGGAGAAAATGTGTTCTCCCTTTTGTACCTGTGTGctgaaaaatggaaacatttccCCTGAATTCAATGTCATTCTGCTGCCTCAGGCAGCTACCAGAGTTTCTGTTCTTCTGTTTAATGACCTCTTCCCATCATTCTTACCAGAAAATTTTATAAGAAGAGAGGG is drawn from Melospiza georgiana isolate bMelGeo1 chromosome 28, bMelGeo1.pri, whole genome shotgun sequence and contains these coding sequences:
- the LOC131094109 gene encoding keratin, type I cytoskeletal 17-like — protein: MSCGTKSSSSTIRISSGGGGGGGGGGRCSGGGGGGGRSGGYSSMSSRKYTSSGGSGGFSGRSFGGGGSRSSYGGGFSSGSCGRISRSSYGGRMSGGSYGGGMSCGSMGGGLGSGGGGFGGMGGGYGGGGYSGGGFSGFGGSGGFGGGGSYGGGSFGGMGFGEDSGLLSTNEKLTMQNLNDRLASYMDKVRRLEEENSQLEQLIREWYKSQAPSQGKDYSQYYRTIEELQNQIVGANVDLNRMLLDMDNTRMTVDDFRLKYETEYTLHQSVASDINGLRPLLDQLTLSRSDLETQFESLKEELIFLKKNHEEEMRGLQGQSGGDVNVEVNATPGINLMEKLNEMRVEYERLIANNRKEVESWYETKMEEVNQQVHTSGQEIQSSNQQISELRREYQSLEIELQSQISMIDSLQSNLDDTERRYNMQLQQIQSMIGPVEEELASIRCEMESQNEEYKMLLGIKTRLEQEIQQYRALLEEGQQDLVIPAGGMGGGMGGGMGGGRIGGGGYSGGGRGGGGGMSGGYGGGSSGMGGGMGGGSCGGGIGGGSGGGGMGGGSGGMGGGSGGGCIGGGGGGRTSGGISSSHSYSSSSQSQSCRSGGESQGYGRKSFD